TGACTGGATGAACGGGGACGGAAAGGATGTCACGGATCCGATGCTTGATGTTGACGATTTCATCGGCAAATCCTTTACAACCGGTCCCGACGGCAAGCTTTACCAGCTCCCGGACCAGCAGTTCGCCAACCTGTACTGGTTCCGCTATGACTGGTTCACCCGTCCGGATCTGAAAAAGAAATTCAAGGATATTTACGGGTATGAGCTTGGTGTACCTGTCAACTGGTCCGCTTATGAGGATATCGCCGAATTCTTTACCGACAAGGTGAAGGAAATCGATGGCAAACGAGTATACGGCCATATGGATTACGGCAAGAAAGACCCGTCTCTCGGCTGGCGTTTCACCGATGCCTGGCTCTCCATGGCCGGTGCAGGTGACAAAGGGATTCCCAACGGTCTGCCTGTTGATGAATGGGGCATCCGGGTTGACGGCTGTCGTCCGGTGGGTTCCTCGGTTGAACGCGGGGGTGCCACCAACGGTCCTGCCGCTGTTTATGCCCTTACCAAATACATCGACTGGTTGAAAAAATACGCACCACCGGAAGCCGCCGGAATGACCTTTTCCGAGGCCGGTCCCGTACCTGCCCAGGGAGGTATTGCCCAGCAGATTTTCTGGTATACCGCCTTTACCGCGGATATGGTTAAACCCGGTATAGCCGTAGTTGACAAGAATAACATGCCTAAATGGCGTATGGCTCCTTCCCCCCACGGTCCTTACTGGGAAAAGGGAATGAAACTCGGCTACCAGGATTGTGGATCATGGACCCTTATGAAGTCAACTCCGGTGAAACGTCGCAAGGCAGCATGGCTCTATGCCCAGTTCGTTGTTTCAAAAACCGTGAGCCTGAAAAAGACCCATGTGGGCCTGACCCCCATTCGGGAGTCGGATCTCTGGCATGAATCCTTTACCAAGCGAGCTCCAGAACTCGGCGGACTGATTGAATTCTACCGCAGCCCGGCCCGCGTCCAATGGACACCCACCGGTACCAATGTTCCGGATTACCCGAAACTGGCCCAGCTCTGGTGGCAGAATGTTGCCGATGCCGTAACCGGTGACAAAACTCCGCAACAGGCCATGGACAGCCTTGCCATGCAGCAGGACAAGGTCCTTCAGCGTCTCGAAAGGGCAAAGATCCAGGGCGAATGCGGTCCGAAACTGAACAAAAAACAGGATCCGTCCTACTGGCTGAACCTTCCGGGTTCTCCCAAGGCCAGGTTGGCTAACGAAAAACCGAAAGGTATGACCGTTGATTACGACGAACTCGTTAAAAGCTGGGCGGCCGCCGCAAAAAAATAAATAATTCATTTATCTTCGGCCTGTGCGGTTCCCTCTCTTCAGGGGGAGCCGCATTCCATTCCTTCTTCCGGGAGAATTATCATGTCAGCACATATCCTCGCCATAGATCAGGGAACCACTTCAAGCAGGGCGATTATTTTCAATGATAAGCTTGAAACAGCAGGACTTGCCCAAGAAGAGTTTGAACAGTTTTTTCCCCGGTCCGGCTGGGTCGAGCATGACCCGGAAGAAATATGGAGTACTACTCTCGCCACTTGCCGACAGGCACTTGAAAATGCAGACCTTTCCGCCACAGATATTGCGGCAATAGGTATTACCAACCAGCGGGAAACTACCATTGTCTGGGAACGGGAGACAGGGAAACCAATCCACCGCGCCATTGTCTGGCAGGACAGAAGAACGGCCGATTTCTGTAGAAAGCTCCGTGATTCCGGACATGAACCAATGGTTACCAGGAAAACCGGACTCCTCCTGGACGCTTATTTTTCCGGAACAAAAATCAACTGGATCCTTGAAAACATCCCCGGTGCCAGGCGGATGGCAAATGAAGGAAGGCTGGCCTTCGGTACTGTAGACACCTTTCTGCTCTGGAGGCTGACAGAGGGCAGAGTCCATGCGACGGATGCCACCAATGCCTCCCGCACCATGCTGTACAATATCCACGACAACTGCTGGGATACAGAACTGCTTCAGCTCTTTGATATCCCCGATTCAATGCTGCCGAAAGTCAAAAACTGTTCCGACGACTTTGGTATGTGCGCACCCGCACTTTTAGGTTCTTCCATTCCAGTACGGGGAATTGCGGGGGATCAGCAGGCTGCCCTGGTAGGCCAGGCCTGTTTTCAACCAGGCATGATTAAATCAACTTACGGCACTGGATGTTTTATTGTTCTCAATACAGGAGAGCAGGCGGTCAGTTCAGGCAACAAATTGCTCACCACCATTGGTTACAGACTGGGTGACAAAACGACCTACGCTCTTGAAGGTTCCATCTTTGTCGCCGGAGCTGCAGTTCAATGGATGAGGGATGCCATGGGCCTGATAGAAACCGCCTCTGAAACAGGTAAACTCGCACGGGAAGCTGATATTAACCAGGATGTTTACCTCGTGCCCGCCTTTACCGGTCTTGGAGCACCTCACTGGGATCCGGATGCAAGGGGTGCGATTTTCGGTATCACCCGTGCCACCGGCCCTGCGGAACTGTCCCGGGCTGCCCTGGAATCAGTCTGTTACCAGACCAGAGACCTTCTTGAAGCGATGGCGGGAGACTGGAACGGTATGAAAACAACCGTACTCCGGGTAGATGGCGGCATGGTAGCTTCCAATTATACCATGCAATTCCTGGCTGATATCCTCAGTGCACCGGTTGATCGACCATCAATTCTCGAAACAACGGCGGTCGGTGCCGCCTACCTTGCCGGACTCCATGAATCCATCTTTCCTGACCCGTCTGAATTCGCTGCGACATGGAAGCAGGACAAACGATTTGAACCATCCCTTGATGGAGAGATACGGGAAAGAAAATACAGTGGCTGGAAAGATGCTGTCTCCAGGACATTGACCAGGCCATAGCCCACATTTCCTGTTGTCCTACGCGCTTAAATTTCGATTAACAGACTAAATACTTTCATGTGAAATTTATTTTATTTTCACTTGAACTATTTCTGGACGCTGTTTATATACATATAGACTTTTTTTACGGTGAAAGTTGGAATCAATAGCCAGGAGGCTGTCCGGAAACAGGAACTATCTTTCCGGATTCTTTTAAAACGGCCAAAATCCGATAAAAGGTCATTTCTTGACAGACACAAACAAGGAACCCGGAATGCACATTGAAACAGAAGTGCTGATAATCGGTGGCGGTGTGACCGGCACCGGAGTCATGCGCGACCTCGCTTTGCGCGGTATCAACTGCTGCCTGATCGACAGAGCTGACCTCTGCTCGGGTGCCTCTGGAGGCAACCATGGGCTGCTCCACTCCGGCTGCCGATATGTCTCAAATGATCTCCATTCCGCCATGGAATGCAGAAAGGAAAGTGCGATTCTCAAAACAATCGTCCCCCAATGCATTGAAGACACCGGTGGACTCTTCGTGGCAGTTAAGGGTGATGATCTTCTTTTTGCGGAAAAATTCCCTGAATATTGTGAGACTGCTTCCATTCTCTGCGAGTCTCTCACGCCGCGCCAAGCCCGGGAACTCGAACCATTATTAAGCAAAGATATTATTCAGGCTTTCAGGGTACCTGACGCCACCATCGACCCCTTTCGTCTTGCCCTTCTGAATGTCGCTGATGCCGGCCGCAACAGTGATAGCAGCTATTACCCCCACACGGAACTACTCAACTTTTCTCTCGAGAAAGGCACAATAACAACAGCAGTCTGTCGAGATAATAAAACGGGTAAGAAGACAACTATTCACGCAAAACAATTTATCAATGCGGGTGGGGCCTGGGCCATGGAAATAGCCTGTCTTGCCGGCTGTGAAGATGTCAGCCTGCTCTATTCAAAAGGTTCGCTCCTGATCAGCCATGACAGGTTGACCAACCACGTTATAAACCGGCTGCGCCCTCCAGGAGATGGGGATATCCTGGTCCCTGGCGGTACTGTTTCAGTACTCGGCACAACCTCTGTCCGTACTGACAACCTCAACGATATCAGACCAACAGTACCGGAAATTGACAAAAACGTCCTTGAAGGTGCGGCAATGATCCCTGCCCTTGCCACTACACGTTATATCCGGGCCTTCTCCGGAGTTCGCCCCCTGCTGCAATCCGGTGGATCGGGAGATGACCGGGAGGCCACACGGGGATTTGCCCTTTTTGATCATGAAGGTCAGAATATATCAAACTTCTGTACCATTACCGGGGGGAAACTCACTACCTACAGGTTGATGGCTGAAAAAACAGCAGACCTTGTCGCCCGTCGTCTCAACAACTCAACCCCCTGCAGAACCCATCTGAACCTTCTGGTAGATGATGAAAGCTGCAGATGGACAGAACCTGGTGCTTCACCCAAATACTGGTATCAGTCGAACGACCCGGATAACATGATACTCTGCGAATGTGAAATGGTTCCCCAGTCCGCCATTGATGAGATTATCTCCGGTGCTCCAGGATATGAAAAGGAAATGACCCTGGAAGCCATCGCTCTCAGGTCCAGGGCGGGGAAAGGACCGTGCCAGGGATCATTTTGCGGGATCCGAATAGCTTCACATCTTTACGATCGGGATTTTTATACAGACCAGACAGGTCTCACCCATATGAGGAACTTCTTTGACGAACGATTCAAGGGAACGCGCACTATTACCTGGGGCGCCCAGGCCGCACAGATGGAGCTTGCAGAAGCAATGCATTGCGGTCTACTTGGCCTGGACATGATTGATGAACCATCTGGAGAGAAGTAAATGGTTGAACGGACACGGAACATCTCAACTGATCTGGCAGTTATCGGCTCCGGCCTGGCCGGCTTTGCCGCATCAATCTTTGCCCTGAACAGAAATATCAGAACAACCCAGGTAGGCGACAGCGGGGCGGTCACGTATACTACAGGCTACCTGGATCTTTTAGGTTATCATTTTCCCGAACCCATGGATCTTCTGGATGATCCATGGCGTGGTTTGCAGCAACTCAAAGAGTTGCACCCCAGCCATCCTCTCAGCAGAATATCTGGAAACGATATTCGTGATGCTTTCGGGCAGGTCACTGACTTCCTCAATGAGTGTGGCATTCATTACAGCAGTCCCGGTGGAAAAAACCTGCAGGCCCTGACCCCTGCCGGAACAGTGAAACCCACCCTCTGCATGCCAGAAACAATGCTGCCGGGTGTAAATGCATTTCATAACAAAAAATCTGCAGTTATTGTTGATTTCAAGGGATTGAAAGGATTCAGCGGAAAACAGGTTGTCGCCAATCTTAAAAACAGATGGCCGGGCCTCACAACATGCCGGATTGAATTTCCGGATGCTCGCCCCGGAGAACTCTATCCGGAACCGATGGCACGTGCTCTGGAAACCCCCTATAACAGGGAAAAACTGGCGACACGACTTATTGAAGCTGCAGGGGGATGTAACTATTTAGGATTACCAGCAATTCTTGGTATACATAAACCAGACAAGGTGAGAAGGGAACTTGAACGCCTCACCGGTCTAACAATTTTTGAAATACCTACGATGCCGCCGGCCGTACCAGGTATTCGGTTGCGCGAAATGTTTCAGCAGATTTTTCCGCAGAAAGGATTGACCCTGATCCCCCAGCAGAAAGTAAAAAAACTCATTCTGCACAAAACCAGGGCAACCCTGGAACTGACTGATAACCTGGGTCCCGTCATGATTGAAACCAAATGTGTTCTACTTGCCACGGGCAGGTTCCTGAGTGGTGGACTGCAGGCTGGATTCCACGGTATACGGGAATCACTTCTTGATCTGCCGGTAGCTCAACCGGAATCAAGGAGTAACTGGTATAAAAAAAGATATACGGACCGTAACGGGCACCCAATCAATCAGGCCGGTATAGAAGTTGATTCTTCCTTCCGCCCTTTGGATGATCAGAAAAAAGTGTTCAGTAAAAACCTCTTTGCTGCAGGCTCTCTTCTTGCTCACCAAGATTGGATTCGAGGTCGATGCGGAGCTGGGATTGCCCTGGGCACGGCGTTCAAGGCTGTCGAGGCGGCAGCACAATATCTTCGGAAGTAATTTCAAGTATCCCGACCTACCTGAAAAAAATAACGACGCCAGGCTTATCCAAGAAAACTCATAATAAATTCGGTCTGTCGTTCAATATACTCGTCAATAGTCATGTACTTGGCAAAATACCATCGACGAAAGGCCCAGGTATGGCCCATAATTGAAATATTATGACCAATCAGGGTAATGGTATTATCATCAAGATCCGGTAACTTCCCCATTTCCCGCAGGGATTTCATGGCCTCGATAAACAAATTGGTTATACGCAGTTCTGCGCCCAATACCTTCTTTTGCCATTTTTCCGGCAGAAAATGCGTGACCTGGTACATCAAAAGCACATGATCGCTCATGCGGTCACAAACGAGAAAAAATTCCCTTATCACCTCAGCCAGGGCATCCTTGCTCTCGGTGGGACGTGCCAGGGCATCCTTTACTCCCTGTTCAACCTCAGAATGAATTGCAATTCCCACGAGATACAGAACATCATCCTTCGTGGTGATATATTCGTATATTGAACCGATTGAAAGACCGGTCTCCTTAGCCAGAGCCCTGGTCGTCGTCTTATGGTATCCATGCCGGATAAACAGTTTGACCGCGGCATCAACAATCTGTCTCCTTCTCTCTTTTACCAGTTTCTTATTCTTTATATGTGTCGCGATTTCATGTTCATCGATATTATCCGGCATCCACTCTCCCCTTATTTTCGATTCACATCAATTTCCAATCCACATTTCTCATGAAACTCGACCAGATTACAGACATGTCTTCTTTCTCAGTCCGGCCTGCGGCAAAAACCCCGAAAATGCCGATTGTCAGGAATTATTAACCGCCAACAAAAGTATACAAAAAATCAAAAGAACAAAAGGTAAAAATTTCAACCAGTTTCATTTCACCTTCATTTACAGCCAGTCGGTAAGGGAAAAACCGATTCCGATAGCATTGGTATAGCGATTATAATCGAGAAGGCTCTCACCGTAACCATTAAAATACTGCACATAGCCCCGCAGAAACGGCCAGTGCCACAAGGGAAAACTCCAGCTTAACTCAACGGCACCACTATGAAAACCGGATTCAAGATTATTTCTCGACATGACACTGAAAACATGCTCCTGCCATTTATAGGAAGCACTCAGCTCATAGTGCCCCATGTAGTCGGTAATACCGGGATTTTCATCTTTACCGTCAGAAGGAATACGATACCAGGGTTTGAAACTCATGGCCAGATTTCCTCTTTCGACGGTAAACCAGGCAAACAAACGGTTCCAGCTGCGGGAGAGAACACCATCCCGTCCATTGGACTGATGATTTATACCGAAGGAATTCCAGACATTGGTAAAGCCGAAAAATTCCCACCTGGGATGAAACTGGACCCAGATCTCCGGCTCATGATTGGTTTCGCGAAAAGGTGCCGATTCCGTATTGTTATACACCTGCCAGAATGATCTGTTCGTATATGCCGCATAGATATCAAAAGTATCATTCCCCAGGTTGACCAGAAGAGGAAATTTGATACTCAGCTGGAATTTCGCTTCCACATCATCACATTCCAGATCAGGATTATTATACTGTTCCTGAAAAGGAGTTGCATCATAGGAGCTGCTGTTATAAGAAGCAAACAGCACATAATTGGGTTTATGGGCCATCAGGGTAAACGGCTCAAGTACATGCTTTCTGTCCTGATAAATACGACGCTCCACCAGGGGCAGGTTCTTTTCCCGACCGACACGGGCAACTTTATCCTCCTCCAGATCTTTTTGACACTGGAGACGCAGCTCGCCTATGGTTATAGAATCCTCAGCTGTCTGCATGGCCCGTACCATGCACTCTTCAACATCCCCTGCATAACATTTTTGTCCAATTCCTCCAGAAGAAAAGCAGAAGAAAAAGAAAAAGAGGGAGACCACGCTTACCTGAGAGTATATCGGGACATCCCAGAGTTGTGCCTTCATGTTTCACCTCATGCTGTTTGAATAATACCTCGCTCCTGCAGTCGGCAAGTTCAGAATCTGCACTTTACTTCCGGAAATGCAAAACATCAACGGCGCGAACGTATTTACATACCTCAAGCCATTGATAACGAAACAGATTCGATGAAATTGCCAACCTCGCAAGGCAATAAAAAGAAAAAACTTCCCCATGCAAACGCCGGAAAAAATAATTCAATAAAAAGAAAAATAAACCCGCCACCACTAGAGATTGAGCAATTTTATTCCTGTCCGGAAGAAACAGCAAATCAACTGATAGTTTATTATAATTGTATTGATATCGGGGTAGTTTTAGTTTAGGTTTTATTGAGATGAATTGCAATGGATTTCACTAGTTAGTGTCTGTCCAGAAATGAGATTTTTTGTTCGAGTTCGGGTAAGCGAAGACTCCGAGGAGCATAGGAAAATAAAAAGCGCAGCATATTAGGCATATGTGAGCATTTTTCATTTTCCTGTGACGCAGACAGAGATCGGGCGAAAAGGCAATTTTTCAAAGTGGCTTTATATTTACTTTCAGGGAGACAAATACCATGAACAGCCTTCGCAACCTGACCTGTTATAATATTTATGAAAAAAATGCTTTATTCAGGGCTGACTCCACTGCGATACACTGGAATGACCAGGATACAAGCCATGCTGAACTGTTTGACCAGACCAAGCGACTGGCAAACGGTCTACAGAACCTGAACCTCCCTGCCGGCAGCAGAATTGGTATTCTCTGTAAAAACCATCCGGCCTTTTTCCACATCTTCGGCGCTGCTTCCGCCCTGAATCTGGTACTTGTACTCATCAATAGACGGTTGAGCAGTGAGGAAATTTCATATATCATTGAGGATACAACCCCGGCACTTCTCATCTGCGACGGGGAAATGGAAGAGCAGGGAAAAAAACTACAGGAATCGTTTTCCTTTGTTGAGAACCTGTTTGTTGTGAATCGGGAACCGTTTAACAATCTCTACCAGGAACCGGCTTGTGAGGTGGTCGATTGTAACCGTCACGATCCCTACATCATTATCCATACTGCCGCTGTAATGGGAAAACCCAGGGGAGCGGTTCTCAGTCAGGAAAATATAATTCTCGCCAACCAGCAGATAGTTGAGGCATTCAATCTCGACTACAACAGAACGTACCTCAACATCCTGCCACTTTTCCATATCATGGGTGTCAATCTGGGGCTTGCTACTCTTCAGGCTGGCGGCCGGAACATAATAATAGACAAATTTGATCCCCAACAGGTGGTAAAACTGGTGGATGAACAGAAGGTCAGCATTTTCGGATCATTCCCTCCAATTCTCTCCAATATTCTGGAAGTGCTGGAAAACGGGGAAACGACCCTGCCGAGCCTGGAAAGTGTGGTGGGTCTTGAAACACCGGAAACTGTGAAAAAATGGGAAGAAGCTACGAATTCTTCATTCTGGACGATGTACGGGCAGACAGAGACCTCGGGTCTGATCACCTTTGCAGAATATTTTACAAAG
The DNA window shown above is from Desulfomarina profundi and carries:
- a CDS encoding ABC transporter substrate-binding protein codes for the protein MAALLAGPISAQAGSAEAQKWIDNEFQPSTLSKTEQMKEMEWFIKAAEPYKGMEINVVSETITTHEYESKTLAKAFTEITGIKVNHDLIGEGDVIEKLQTQMQSNKNIYDAYINDSDLIGTHFRYQQAIPLTDWMNGDGKDVTDPMLDVDDFIGKSFTTGPDGKLYQLPDQQFANLYWFRYDWFTRPDLKKKFKDIYGYELGVPVNWSAYEDIAEFFTDKVKEIDGKRVYGHMDYGKKDPSLGWRFTDAWLSMAGAGDKGIPNGLPVDEWGIRVDGCRPVGSSVERGGATNGPAAVYALTKYIDWLKKYAPPEAAGMTFSEAGPVPAQGGIAQQIFWYTAFTADMVKPGIAVVDKNNMPKWRMAPSPHGPYWEKGMKLGYQDCGSWTLMKSTPVKRRKAAWLYAQFVVSKTVSLKKTHVGLTPIRESDLWHESFTKRAPELGGLIEFYRSPARVQWTPTGTNVPDYPKLAQLWWQNVADAVTGDKTPQQAMDSLAMQQDKVLQRLERAKIQGECGPKLNKKQDPSYWLNLPGSPKARLANEKPKGMTVDYDELVKSWAAAAKK
- the glpA gene encoding anaerobic glycerol-3-phosphate dehydrogenase subunit A; this translates as MHIETEVLIIGGGVTGTGVMRDLALRGINCCLIDRADLCSGASGGNHGLLHSGCRYVSNDLHSAMECRKESAILKTIVPQCIEDTGGLFVAVKGDDLLFAEKFPEYCETASILCESLTPRQARELEPLLSKDIIQAFRVPDATIDPFRLALLNVADAGRNSDSSYYPHTELLNFSLEKGTITTAVCRDNKTGKKTTIHAKQFINAGGAWAMEIACLAGCEDVSLLYSKGSLLISHDRLTNHVINRLRPPGDGDILVPGGTVSVLGTTSVRTDNLNDIRPTVPEIDKNVLEGAAMIPALATTRYIRAFSGVRPLLQSGGSGDDREATRGFALFDHEGQNISNFCTITGGKLTTYRLMAEKTADLVARRLNNSTPCRTHLNLLVDDESCRWTEPGASPKYWYQSNDPDNMILCECEMVPQSAIDEIISGAPGYEKEMTLEAIALRSRAGKGPCQGSFCGIRIASHLYDRDFYTDQTGLTHMRNFFDERFKGTRTITWGAQAAQMELAEAMHCGLLGLDMIDEPSGEK
- the glpK gene encoding glycerol kinase GlpK, giving the protein MSAHILAIDQGTTSSRAIIFNDKLETAGLAQEEFEQFFPRSGWVEHDPEEIWSTTLATCRQALENADLSATDIAAIGITNQRETTIVWERETGKPIHRAIVWQDRRTADFCRKLRDSGHEPMVTRKTGLLLDAYFSGTKINWILENIPGARRMANEGRLAFGTVDTFLLWRLTEGRVHATDATNASRTMLYNIHDNCWDTELLQLFDIPDSMLPKVKNCSDDFGMCAPALLGSSIPVRGIAGDQQAALVGQACFQPGMIKSTYGTGCFIVLNTGEQAVSSGNKLLTTIGYRLGDKTTYALEGSIFVAGAAVQWMRDAMGLIETASETGKLAREADINQDVYLVPAFTGLGAPHWDPDARGAIFGITRATGPAELSRAALESVCYQTRDLLEAMAGDWNGMKTTVLRVDGGMVASNYTMQFLADILSAPVDRPSILETTAVGAAYLAGLHESIFPDPSEFAATWKQDKRFEPSLDGEIRERKYSGWKDAVSRTLTRP
- a CDS encoding AMP-binding protein — translated: MNSLRNLTCYNIYEKNALFRADSTAIHWNDQDTSHAELFDQTKRLANGLQNLNLPAGSRIGILCKNHPAFFHIFGAASALNLVLVLINRRLSSEEISYIIEDTTPALLICDGEMEEQGKKLQESFSFVENLFVVNREPFNNLYQEPACEVVDCNRHDPYIIIHTAAVMGKPRGAVLSQENIILANQQIVEAFNLDYNRTYLNILPLFHIMGVNLGLATLQAGGRNIIIDKFDPQQVVKLVDEQKVSIFGSFPPILSNILEVLENGETTLPSLESVVGLETPETVKKWEEATNSSFWTMYGQTETSGLITFAEYFTKPGSAGKISTLANIRIADDFDTLLPCGSTGEILVRGPLVFQGYWNSEELNTHTFREGWHHTGDLGMIDQDGYLFFKGRKAEKELIKPGGENVFPAEVEKVILEHEAVREVCVFGVPDPKFGEGIKALCSLHEGHTLTKEKLVSFCATRIAGYKKPRYVEFISELPKTEDGSIDRATIKSQFA
- a CDS encoding TetR/AcrR family transcriptional regulator, with protein sequence MPDNIDEHEIATHIKNKKLVKERRRQIVDAAVKLFIRHGYHKTTTRALAKETGLSIGSIYEYITTKDDVLYLVGIAIHSEVEQGVKDALARPTESKDALAEVIREFFLVCDRMSDHVLLMYQVTHFLPEKWQKKVLGAELRITNLFIEAMKSLREMGKLPDLDDNTITLIGHNISIMGHTWAFRRWYFAKYMTIDEYIERQTEFIMSFLG
- a CDS encoding phospholipase A gives rise to the protein MKAQLWDVPIYSQVSVVSLFFFFFCFSSGGIGQKCYAGDVEECMVRAMQTAEDSITIGELRLQCQKDLEEDKVARVGREKNLPLVERRIYQDRKHVLEPFTLMAHKPNYVLFASYNSSSYDATPFQEQYNNPDLECDDVEAKFQLSIKFPLLVNLGNDTFDIYAAYTNRSFWQVYNNTESAPFRETNHEPEIWVQFHPRWEFFGFTNVWNSFGINHQSNGRDGVLSRSWNRLFAWFTVERGNLAMSFKPWYRIPSDGKDENPGITDYMGHYELSASYKWQEHVFSVMSRNNLESGFHSGAVELSWSFPLWHWPFLRGYVQYFNGYGESLLDYNRYTNAIGIGFSLTDWL
- the glpB gene encoding glycerol-3-phosphate dehydrogenase subunit GlpB; this encodes MVERTRNISTDLAVIGSGLAGFAASIFALNRNIRTTQVGDSGAVTYTTGYLDLLGYHFPEPMDLLDDPWRGLQQLKELHPSHPLSRISGNDIRDAFGQVTDFLNECGIHYSSPGGKNLQALTPAGTVKPTLCMPETMLPGVNAFHNKKSAVIVDFKGLKGFSGKQVVANLKNRWPGLTTCRIEFPDARPGELYPEPMARALETPYNREKLATRLIEAAGGCNYLGLPAILGIHKPDKVRRELERLTGLTIFEIPTMPPAVPGIRLREMFQQIFPQKGLTLIPQQKVKKLILHKTRATLELTDNLGPVMIETKCVLLATGRFLSGGLQAGFHGIRESLLDLPVAQPESRSNWYKKRYTDRNGHPINQAGIEVDSSFRPLDDQKKVFSKNLFAAGSLLAHQDWIRGRCGAGIALGTAFKAVEAAAQYLRK